Within the Candidatus Nitrospira nitrificans genome, the region GCCACACCAGCGGCCTAGTAAAGACCGGCCTTGATCTCCAAAGATGCCAAATCAGAGTGAATCATATAAAAATCGGAAGGAGAACTTCCTCGGCTGGTTTAAATTCTGATGACCCAACACTCACTCAGTGTCAGGTCCGTGGATGGACTAGCCGGGATGATTGCGGTCTACTAGTCCCTTGCCAGGTTCGTTTATTTAGCGCGCCGTGGTCCTTAGTTGCGCATCCGTTCCAGCGCTTCCCTCGCTCGACTCCTGGCGGTTTGATCCCAATCTTGTTCCATGACGGTCTTCAGTCGTTCGCGCGCTTCCGTAGCTCGCAGTCGTCCGAGCCCCAAGGCGGCGCAAGAACGCACGTAGGCATGGTCATCCTCCAGGGCCTTCATGAGCAGCGGCACCACCGACATGTCTTGCAACGCCCCCAAGTGACTGGCGGCCATTCCTCTGATGCGATGCTGTTTATCACCCAACGCTCGCTGGATGGCTGTGACAAACAGCTCTTTTAAGGCCGGCACCGCGGACTCCAAGCCTTTCACGTGATACCCGTTCATCTCAAGCAACGCGAACGCCATTTCCAGCTTCTTGTCGTGAACGGTTTCTCGCTCGAACAATGACAGAAGCTTGGCTCGCGCTTGGGACTTTGCATGGCGGCGAAATCCAGCTCGAATCGGGATGAATAGCAAGATGGCAAGCACCAGACCGATCGCAGCCATTGGGATCGCTTCATCGATGATATAGTCTTGCGTGTCAGGCGATAGCCGTTTCCAGATCCACACGCCGGTCACAATCAGGCCGAG harbors:
- a CDS encoding HEAT repeat domain-containing protein, with product MGDHRDQGQANLTVLAVLLGLIVTGVWIWKRLSPDTQDYIIDEAIPMAAIGLVLAILLFIPIRAGFRRHAKSQARAKLLSLFERETVHDKKLEMAFALLEMNGYHVKGLESAVPALKELFVTAIQRALGDKQHRIRGMAASHLGALQDMSVVPLLMKALEDDHAYVRSCAALGLGRLRATEARERLKTVMEQDWDQTARSRAREALERMRN